The sequence below is a genomic window from Bacteroidales bacterium MB20-C3-3.
GTTGCAGACTACAGCATGCCAAATGTTAGTGATAAGGTTGTCAGGATTATTTTGAGTTATACAGATTATATTAAAAGAGTAGTTTGGAGTGAATACATCTCACTTATTTAATCATAATTTAGTTTCGCAAGTAAAAAATCAAGTAAAATTTTTGCATAAAAAAAGGCATAGGGAGTATCTGTAATACACAGATTATTAGTATATTTAAGTGCTAAAACAAAAAATACTATAAGCCCTATGCCAATACTCAAAAATAGCACGATTTTATCAGAAATCAGCATATTCTTCAAAAAGAATGATTCAAACAACGCACTTCTTACCATCATGGAAATGCTAAATGGAATAAATATGTCAGAAAAGACCTTGCCGCCCGCTTTGTCAAGAAAAGGGATGAAGAATCTCCTGTAGAAGCGAGAATGTCTGAGTATAAACAAAGTAAGATCCATATGATGATTGTGATGATAACCCGAGCCATAAGGAAAGGGGTACGTTTTGATTACGTACTGGCAGACAGTTGGTTCACCTGTTCCGAAGTCGTTCGTTTCATCCGTTCCAGACACATCAAATGTCATTATTTGGGCATGATAAAAATTAGAGAAAAGGGCAAGACCAAATACGGCTTTGACAAAAAAGAGTTGACTGCTCCTGCTCTTATCAAGTTACTTGAAGCCAAGTGAGAGCGCCGATATAGTCGTAGGCTTGGTTGTTACTTGAGTGCGGACGTTATATTTGCCGACACAAAAGTCCGTCACTTTTTTGTAAAGAGAAACAAAAGAGGACCTTGGAACGGATTGATAATTGCTCTCCAATATAACATACTTTCTTTGGCCAAGAGGTTTTCTAGTTACGAAACAATAGGAGGTATCTTTAGGGATATGCAACGCAAAACAATTGAGCTTTCCGTTACAGATCGGATTTGGGGAATCATCCTGGAACTGGTAACAATTATAGCAGAAATATTCACCATTGAAGATCAAGATATCTTCGATGCAGTAATTAATAGATCGGATGAATTGGCTCACTTTATCGATTATTACAAACTAAAAACGGCAAGTTAGAAGCTTGCGAAACTTAAATCATAATTTAATCTACACAATATGGATTATAAAATTGAAAAAACAAATTTTGAAGGTAATCAGATGTTAAAACAATTAATCAACCTTCAAAATGCTGTCTATCCTAACAGAATTTTTACTGAAAAAAACTTTAATCATTGGTATAATCATAATCCAATGGGATCTGTTATATCGTTTAATGCTTTTTATGAGGATAAAATGATAGCTCATTATGCATGCATTCCAGTAAAAATGAATTTTGATGGACGTATTGTTAATGGTTTACTGGACATTGCAACTGTGACTCATCCAGATCACAGAGGCAAAGGATTATTTAAATCTTTAGCAAATGAAACCTTTAATTATGCAATAGAACAAAAATATGAATTTATTATTGGTGTAGCTAATGCAAATAGCTTTCCTGGTTACATGAAATATTTTAATTTTAAATACATTGGGCCATTGGATGTAAAGATTGGTTTTGGTAATAAAATTTACAACCAAATTAACAAAAAAAATTCATTATCTTGGAATTACGAAAGCTTAAAATGGAGATTGACAAGATCTTGTAATTATTTTGTCAATAGTAATACTATATACACAAAATTAAACTTTTGGAAGTTTCGTAGTATCTTAGGTATTAAAGCTATCATGGCTTATATCCCAAGTGATGTAATTTCAGAGGTAAAAACTTATGTTGTTAAATCAAGATACCGATGGATTAGGCCTTTTAATTTATATATTGGATTAGGTGCAAATTATAAAAAAGGTTTCTATATATCATTACCCAAA
It includes:
- a CDS encoding GNAT family N-acetyltransferase, with amino-acid sequence MDYKIEKTNFEGNQMLKQLINLQNAVYPNRIFTEKNFNHWYNHNPMGSVISFNAFYEDKMIAHYACIPVKMNFDGRIVNGLLDIATVTHPDHRGKGLFKSLANETFNYAIEQKYEFIIGVANANSFPGYMKYFNFKYIGPLDVKIGFGNKIYNQINKKNSLSWNYESLKWRLTRSCNYFVNSNTIYTKLNFWKFRSILGIKAIMAYIPSDVISEVKTYVVKSRYRWIRPFNLYIGLGANYKKGFYISLPKFIKRSPFHLIFLDLTSGELPELTKENIFFQLMDFDVI